The Lasioglossum baleicum chromosome 12, iyLasBale1, whole genome shotgun sequence genome includes a region encoding these proteins:
- the LOC143214020 gene encoding uncharacterized protein LOC143214020: METRSSDQLFLLNHFESQIVGAKLPSNGQLLRVLFYNMRKVNLNLRESAALVMKEVEIFWEKTRIPIKKTSDSINKVEKLYNKWRTLNKTANRQNDLQRKREQEFIDSLEDLFDIAHANALEMISVEEDKIFLLQQREKRRIGSMASIDRKLVEKEERQAERKEQQEMRWQRAQESSINDSVQLESTSTSSDEETEVPLARTIEILSDEPQVPDGDDTEAEDYNIPGPSNPKKRRGKQKLYHRVVGPIKRRQSSLRQKNGIYHSK, translated from the exons ATGGAAACAAGGAGCAGTGATCAGTTATTCCTATTAAATCACTTTGAGTCACAAATTGTTGGGGCTAAATTACCAAGCAACGGACAACTTTTACGTGTATTGTTCTATAATATGCGAAAAGTGAACTTAAATCTACGTGAAAGTGCGGCTTTAGTGATGAAAGAAGTAGAAATTTTCTGGGAAAAGACGAgaattccaataaaaaaaacatcggaTAGTATTAATAAAGTGGAAAAACTATACAACAAATGGCGAACGCTTAATAAAACCGCGAATCGCCAAAATGATCTACAGAGAAAGCGAGAACAAGAATTTATAGATTCATTAGAGGATTTATTCGATATCGCACATGCGAATGCCTTAGAAATGATTTCTGTAGAGGAAGATAAGATATTCCTCCTGCAGCAGAGGGAAAAGAGACGAATCGGTTCGATGGCATCTATTGATCGTAAATTAgtagagaaagaagaaagacaagCAGAGCGGAAGGAACAACAAGAGATGCGGTGGCAACGGGCTCAGGAATCATCGATCAATG attCAGTACAATTAGAATCAACGTCCACATCCAGTGATGAAGAGACAGAAGTCCCGTTAGCAAGAACCATAGAAATTCTTTCGGACGAGCCTCAGGTACCTGACGGTGATGACACCGAGGCAGAGGACTACAATATACCTGGGCCGAGTAACCCCAAGAAAAGACGAGGAAAGCAGAAG TTATACCATCGGGTAGTGGGGCCAATCAAGCGTCGGCAATCTTCTCTAAGACAGAAAAATGGAATTTATCACAGCAAGTAG
- the LOC143214145 gene encoding uncharacterized protein LOC143214145 — protein MLQLHIKEFSLLVASLALSTRSSILFSKILDLTLAYTLGKMVRPNVLRFGRWYRGSSSFTNSINPLSSTILKVCKSLQTMATTRLCNFKIFDCGSSFATVLKVNCLNFI, from the exons ATGCTACAGTTGCACATAAAGGAATTTTCACTGCTAGTAGCCTCTCTAGCATTATCAACGAGGAGTTCCATCTT attttccaaaattctgGATTTGACGTTAGCGTATACTTTAGGCAAAATGGTCCGTCCTAACGTTCTGCGGTTTGGCAGGTGGTACCGAGGTTCTAGTTCTTTCACAAACTCAATAAATCCTTTGTCTTCTACCATACTTAAAGTTTGTAAGTCTTTGCAAACCATGGCTACCACCAGATTatgtaattttaaaatttttgattgTGGCAGTTCATTTGCAACTGTTCTCAAAGTCAATTGCCTGAATTTTATTTGA